A stretch of the Aphis gossypii isolate Hap1 chromosome 2, ASM2018417v2, whole genome shotgun sequence genome encodes the following:
- the LOC114121150 gene encoding zinc finger protein 423-like, translated as MTPMKDYIKVEVTGDADAVTSELYVENTIENPAWYTVEDNHVSLVSENIEKVIKVETDMLDDCMWESRIEISKDVANQNNAELSLESQNVAVNNIDLNPEKTTNKMFYCNICGKSFALNYLLKNHLAEHKRRINIKNNKCKYCGRQFKLKFGLNRHIQKFHNEHMKSHENNRIPNIKLRKLNGVWKSKTNVFKCNICFLKCHSEKNLVEHMETHDNCLTECNDCFKCVSVSELDNHMEQLHNKQLYKCQKCNLQFVKQQHLNCHLIHCLKSLPTKSNKVCGPFKDGSTTCSACGIIFNNSLSLKNHITMGCKHYTCKYCGQYFSSRILWLRHVDVHEKDEQRVMFRVNKISTIRKYNQTEAVNDSSSNTSEGQLLSRNVTRRNNSEQNDLMNSNSTTVSTASNNSMANDYVIQNIKQEKYLNANAKERNTSHQVINNQSTVSVVPQNSITNNYLFLNIKQEKITSTDAVETNSSDQINLANSNESTISTFSHNSIVNDCHVLNIKQEKNTSTNVIETNSSDQINLANNNESIISTVSQNLIVNDCLVLNIKQEKNTSLNVKGRENSDQMDLVNDNESTVENRLHDLMVHDDPININVANNSVSTIRETPYICIRKLPYIKNVFCNDVNDQTSQNNVIFICRICKKSPSTDIHSFALHMSEHVECNMHECIVCDKTFSTVLLWTNHMTNHQQQLDLNISAVQCNLTEIESNTSGPIDSGNVEPQVCSTSRNRKFKMSLLDDSYSDITSMNNSVNKVKYQYDCSTCNIIFPSKVKLKAHQTLHAKPQSFSCRYCDRIFSGKGQCTNHEKSHIGLDQACFQNNENYTPEATLIQNNISIENNNINTETTSIKHKNKNKLSSTIKTNHCHLCNKKFSKRCYFTNHMQIKHNINPNLPKQLISNSDNENKLPVPVDSDLNNHLNKSNEKKSKFCTICNKYFAHMGALTNHMNIHLDRKPYKCQYCSKQFSKEASYILHQKKHVPKNEVNEEPQIENSNDFELGYNPADGNSNDTNLINMKDLWFTCDVCEKKFSTPFQLNLHRKLHSNVPYVCKICNRSYSLKFRWNWHLKGHYLRHIKSLKSKRNTNDIKSKIASIQHYQDRIKCRYCKKEYNSISQWKKHMTMNKECRRHCKNNLPEFASNHASKNRTKSCRFKCNICKKTYSTSYNRSIHIKNVHNELDSTVLNNHNNTNFQKDKPMEIIQQKPVIKKRNRSNHINGSGTKCKLCGKVYSSVANLGRHVSIVHTKCYEPMTCNVCGRTFKHKFSFREHLKIKHKKLFKNYEEINVKNKRANRKIIPINKKRIMKYFCKICKMKFADNITLQEHSKIHIVDMYNCKDCGQQFETNVTLGNHIMENHSGDNFISNKNNHIKNYENQNTSLEIINNNPAQCKVCLKILKDPGYLREHMRLHTGDKPFKCDLCNMTFRFKSNLRMHQKKDMPCYIP; from the exons ATGACTCCAATGAAAGATTACATAAAAGTTGAAGTCACTGGTGATGCTGATGCTGTTACCag tGAATTATATGTTGAAAACACTATTGAAAATCCTGCATGGTATACAGTTGAAGATAATCATGTATCTTTGGtatctgaaaatattgaaaaggtTATCAAAGTTGAAACCGATATGTTGGATGACTGTATGTGGGAAAGTAGAATTGAAATTTCTAAAGATGTTGCCAACCAAAATAATGCCGAGTTATCCTTGGAATCTCAG AATGTTGCAGTCAATAATATTGACTTAAATCCTGAAAAGacaactaataaaatgttttactgtaatatttgTGGAAAAAGTTTCgctttaaattatcttttaaaaaatcacttGGCAGAACATAAAAgacgaataaatattaaaaacaacaaatgtaaatattgtggAAGGCAGTTCAAGTTAAAATTTGGTTTGAATAGACACAttcaaaaatttcataatGAACACATGAAAAGCCATGAAAATAATAGGATtcctaatataaaattgcgAAAATTAAATGGTGTTTGGAAAAGTAagacaaatgtatttaaatgtaacatttgttttctaaaatgtcatagtgaaaaaaatttagtagaACATATGGAAACTCATGACAATTGTCTAACAGAGTGTAATGATTGCTTTAAGTGTGTATCAGTTTCTGAATTGGATAATCATATGgaacaattacataataaacaattgtataaatgtCAGAAATGTAACCtacaatttgtaaaacaaCAACATTTAAACTGTCATTTAATTCATTGCTTAAAAAGTTTGCCAACTAAATCAAATAAGGTTTGTGGACCATTCAAAGATGGTTCAACAACTTGCTCTGCTTGtggaattatatttaataattctttgtcattgaaaaatcatataacTATGGGCTGTAAGCATTACACTTGTAAATATTGTGGACAATATTTTAGTTCAAGGATTTTATGGCTAAGACATGTGGATGTTCATGAAAAAGATGAACAACGTGTAATGTttagagtaaataaaatatctacaattagaaaatataatcaaactgAGGCTGTAAATGATTCTTCTTCTAATACAAGTGAAGGACAATTATTATCCAGAAATGTTACAAGAAGAAATAATTCAGAACAAAACGATTTAATGAACAGCAATTCAACAACTGTATCAACTGcttcaaataattcaatggcaaatgattatgttattcaaaatataaagcaagaaaaatacttaaatgcaAATGCCAAAGAAAGAAATACTTCGCATCAAGTGATTAACAATCAATCAACTGTATCTGTTGTTCCtcaaaattcaataacaaacaattacctttttttaaatattaaacaagaaaaaatCACGAGTACAGATGCCGTAGAAACAAATAGTTcagatcaaataaatttagcaAACAGTAATGAATCAACAATTTCAACTTTTTCACATAACTCAATAGTAAACGATTGCCATGTCTTAAATATTAAGCAAGAAAAAAACACAAGTACAAATGTCATAGAAACAAATAGTTcagatcaaataaatttagcaAACAATAATGAATCAATAATTTCAACTGTTTCGCAGAACTTAATAGTGAACGATTGCCTTGTCTTAAATATAAAGCAAGAAAAAAACACGAGTTTAAATGTCAAAGGAAGGGAAAATTCTGATCAAATGGACTTAGTGAATGACAATGAATCAACTGTGGAAAACAGACTTCATGATTTAATGGTACATGATGaccctattaatattaatgtagctAATAATTCTGTTTCTACAATTAGAGAAACACCTTATATCTGTATTAGAAAATTgccttatattaaaaatgtattttgcaaTGATGTTAATGATCAGACatcacaaaataatgttatatttatatgtagaatttgtaaaaaatctcCGTCTACAGATATACATTCATTCGCATTGCACATGAGTGAACATGTTGAATGCAACATGCACGAATGTATAGTGTGTGATAAGACATTTAGCACTGTACTTCTTTGGACAAACCATATGACTAATCATCAACAgcaattagatttaaatatatcagcAGTTCAGTGTAATCTTACAGAAATTGAATCTAATACATCAGGCCCAATTGATTCTGGAAATGTGGAACCACAAGTTTGTTCAACCTCAAGAAATAGAAAATTCAAGATGTCTTTATTGGATGATTCATATTCAGATATAACCAGCATGAATAATAGTgtcaataaagtaaaatatcaatatgacTGTAGCacatgtaacataatatttccttCCAAAGTCAAATTAAAAGCTCATCAAACTCTTCATGCTAAACCACAATCATTTTCATGTAGGTATTGTGATAGAATATTTTCTGGAAAGGGTCAGTGTACAAACCATGAAAAATCTCACATTGGTTTAGACCAAGcgtgttttcaaaataatgagaATTATACACCTGAAGCAACTTTAATCCAAAACAATATAAGCATAgaaaataacaacattaaCACGGAGACAACgtcaattaaacataaaaataaaaacaaactatcatcaactataaaaacaaatcattgtcacttatgtaataaaaaattttcaaagcgctgttattttacaaatcatatgcaaataaagcataatattaatccAAATTTACCAAAACAACTTATATCAAATTctgataatgaaaataaattaccagtTCCGGTAGATAGTGATTTGAATAATCAtcttaataaaagtaatgaaaagaaatcaaaattttgtaccatttgtaataaatattttgcacATATGGGTGCCTTAACCAATCACATGAATATTCATTTAGATCGTAAACCATACAAATGTCAATATTGTTCCAAACAATTTAGTAAGGAAGCCTCTTATATTTTGCATCAGAAAAAACATGTGCCAAAAAATGAAGTTAATGAAGAACCACAAATCGAAAATAGTAATGATTTTGAGTTGGGTTATAATCCAGCTGATGGGAATTCtaatgatacaaatttaattaacatgaaAGATTTATGGTTTACCTGCGATGTATGTGAGAAAAAATTCTCTACTCCGTTCCAATTGAATTTACACCGAAAATTACATTCTAATGTACCATATGTATGTAAGATTTGTAATAGATCTTATTCATTGAAATTTCGATGGAATTGGCATTTAAAAGGCCATTACCTAAGacatattaaaagtttaaaaagtaaacgaaatactaatgatataaaatcaaagaTTGCATCTATACAACATTATCAAGATAGAATAAAATGTCGATAttgtaaaaaagaatataactCAATATCTCAGTGGAAAAAACATATGACAATGAACAAGGAATGTCGTCGccattgtaaaaataacctTCCAGAATTTGCATCAAATCATGCTTCAAAGAATCGTACCAAATCTTGTCGTTTTAAGTGTAATATTTGTAAGAAAACATATAGCACCTCTTACAATCgttcaatacatataaaaaatgttcacaaCGAGTTAGATTctacagttttaaataatcataataataccaattttcaaaaagaCAAACCAATGGAAATAATTCAACAGAAACCAGTgattaaaaaacgaaatagAAGTAATCATATTAATGGCAGTGGCACTAAATGTAAGTTATGTGGCAAAGTATATAGTAGTGTAGCTAATTTAGGCCGCCATGTATCTATAGTTCACACAAAGTGTTATGAACCTATGACCTGTAATGTTTGTGGAAGGACattcaaacataaattttcttttagagaacatttaaaaattaaacacaaaaaattgtttaaaaattatgaagaaataaacgttaaaaataaaagagccAACAGgaaaattataccaataaataaaaaaagaattatgaaatacttttgcaaaatttgtaaaatgaaGTTTGCTgacaatattacattacaaGAACATTCAAAGATACATATAGTagatatgtataattgtaaagACTGTGGTCAGCAATTTGAGACAAATGTTACTCTAGGAAATCATATTATGGAAAACCACAGtggtgataattttatatctaataaaaacaatcatattaAGAATTATGAGAACCAAAATACTTCtttggaaataattaataataatcctgCTCAATGTAAAGTTTGTTTGAAAATCTTAAAAGATCCTGGATATTTACGTGAACACATGAGATTGCATACAGGTGACAAGCCGTTTAAATGTGATCTGTGCAATATGACTTTCAGATTTAAATCGAACTTAAGAATGCATCAGAAGAAAGATATGCCATGTTATatcccataa
- the LOC114121269 gene encoding EKC/KEOPS complex subunit TPRKB-like yields MKVYCLQNGKYLGVSYFTNVKNIKWLKDNMASIFKDKTLVLIRRRLIVDPFQIVVAVNNAYLSSENSCMKTKSLANEILFNLSGTKNITQSLKDTSANDQDDDMIVALISKFSNVPEMKIFQEKCITGCETDISELTESIDENYIKSYYKISQIESVNSSLLDSIVTRIACKILTL; encoded by the coding sequence atgaagGTTTACTGTCTGCAAAACGGGAAATATTTAGGAGTATCTTATTTCACAAacgtcaaaaatataaaatggctTAAAGACAACATGGCTTCAATTTTCAAAGATAAAACACTAGTGTTAATTCGCCGCAGATTGATTGTTGATCCATTTCAGATCGTAGTTGCTGTGAACAATGCCTACTTGTCCAGTGAAAATTCCTGTATGAAAACTAAATCTCTTgctaatgaaattttattcaatttatcagGAACAAAGAATATCACTCAGTCGTTGAAAGATACTAGCGCTAATGATCAGGATGATGACATGATAGTTGCACTTATATCAAAGTTCTCCAATGTTCcagaaatgaaaatatttcaagaaaaatgtattacaggATGTGAAACAGACATTTCAGAACTTACAGAAAGtattgatgaaaattatattaaatcgtatTACAAAATAAGTCAAATAGAAAGTGTGAACTCCAGTCTACTTGATTCTATTGTTACTAGAATtgcttgtaaaattttaacattgtaa
- the LOC114121480 gene encoding endothelial differentiation-related factor 1 homolog, protein MGDWNTVTILRKRPPKPSTMKSEQAINKARREGAVIDTQVKWGAATNKHQVTTKNTAKLDRETEELKHEKVPIDLGRLIQQGRQAKGYNQKELATKVNEKPQVIQDYEAGRGIPNQQVIGKIEKVLCIKLRGKDRGQALLPPSTKK, encoded by the exons atggGCGACTGGAATACAGTGACAATATTGAGAAAAAGGCCACCAAAGCCTTCGACAATGAAATCAGAAcag gccATAAACAAAGCTAGACGTGAAGGTGCGGTAATCGATACTCAAGTGaaat gggGTGCCGCTACTAACAAACATCAagttacaacaaaaaatactgCAAAATTGGATCGTGAAACTGAGGaattaaaacatgaaaaagTGCCTATTGATTTGGGCCGTCTTATACAACAAGGACGACAAGCTAAAGGCTATAATCAAAAAGAGCTGGCTAct aaagttAATGAAAAACCACAAGTAATTCAAGATTATGAAGCTGGACGTGGAATACCTAATCAACAAGTTAttggaaaaattgaaaaagtgcttt GTATAAAATTAAGAGGAAAAGATCGTGGCCAAGCACTTCTACCCCCTAGCACCAAGAAGTGA